In the genome of Cronobacter malonaticus LMG 23826, one region contains:
- a CDS encoding PTS sugar transporter subunit IIB gives MKNIVLCCAAGMSTSMLVQRMKDAAQKKGVEVDIKAVPVAEFKDIIGTADIVLLGPQVKYEQPKFQEIADPLGKKVAVIDMMDYGMMKGDVVLDKALKMLEQ, from the coding sequence ATGAAAAATATCGTTTTATGCTGTGCCGCAGGTATGTCCACCAGCATGCTGGTTCAACGGATGAAAGATGCTGCTCAGAAAAAAGGCGTCGAGGTGGATATCAAGGCCGTTCCGGTCGCGGAGTTTAAAGATATTATCGGCACCGCCGACATCGTACTGCTTGGCCCGCAGGTCAAATATGAACAGCCTAAGTTTCAGGAAATTGCCGATCCGCTGGGTAAAAAAGTCGCCGTTATCGACATGATGGATTACGGCATGATGAAAGGCGATGTGGTGCTGGATAAGGCCCTTAAGATGCTGGAGCAATAA
- the thiH gene encoding 2-iminoacetate synthase ThiH — protein sequence MNTFTDRWRTLNWDDIRLRIHSKTGRDVERALAAAHPDREDMMALLSPAALDYLEPLAQRAQQLTRQRFGNTVSFYVPLYLSNLCANECTYCGFSMSNRLKRKTLDEEEIARECAAIKALGFEHLLLVTGEHQNKVGMDYFRRHLPAIRRQFASLQMEVQPLAQAEYAELKALGLDGVLVYQETYHEAVYARHHLRGNKQDFFWRLETPDRLGRAGIDRIGLGALTGLSDCWRTDNYMVAEHLLWLQQRYWQSRYSVAFPRLRPCAGGIQPASVMDERQLVQLICAFRLFAPEAELSLSTRESLHFRDNVVPIAINAVSAFSRTQPGGYADGHTELEQFAPHDGRRPEEVAASLIQRGLQPVWKDWDGYLGRSTQNA from the coding sequence ATGAACACCTTCACCGACCGCTGGCGTACGCTTAACTGGGACGACATCCGGCTGCGCATTCACAGCAAAACCGGGCGCGATGTCGAGCGGGCGCTCGCCGCTGCGCATCCTGACCGGGAAGATATGATGGCGCTGCTCTCCCCGGCCGCGCTGGATTATCTCGAACCGCTGGCGCAGCGCGCGCAGCAACTCACCCGCCAGCGCTTTGGCAACACGGTCAGCTTTTATGTACCGCTCTATCTTTCTAATCTTTGCGCCAACGAATGCACCTACTGCGGTTTCTCAATGAGCAACCGGCTCAAGCGTAAAACGCTGGATGAAGAGGAAATTGCACGCGAATGCGCCGCCATTAAAGCGCTCGGGTTTGAGCACCTGCTGCTGGTGACAGGCGAGCATCAGAACAAAGTGGGCATGGACTATTTCCGCCGTCACCTTCCGGCGATTCGCCGCCAGTTTGCGTCGCTGCAAATGGAGGTGCAGCCACTCGCGCAGGCGGAGTACGCCGAACTGAAAGCGCTCGGGCTGGACGGCGTGCTGGTCTATCAGGAGACATATCATGAAGCGGTCTACGCCCGACATCACCTGCGCGGTAACAAGCAGGATTTCTTCTGGCGGCTGGAGACGCCGGACCGGCTCGGGCGCGCGGGCATTGACCGCATCGGGCTTGGCGCGCTGACCGGGCTGTCTGACTGCTGGCGCACCGATAACTATATGGTGGCGGAGCACTTGCTCTGGCTGCAACAGCGCTACTGGCAGAGCCGCTACTCTGTGGCGTTCCCGCGTCTTCGCCCTTGCGCGGGCGGCATTCAGCCCGCCTCGGTGATGGATGAACGCCAGCTGGTCCAGCTCATCTGCGCCTTTCGCCTGTTTGCGCCAGAGGCGGAGCTGTCGCTCTCCACCCGCGAATCGCTGCATTTTCGCGATAATGTGGTGCCGATTGCGATCAACGCCGTCAGCGCCTTTTCCCGCACACAGCCGGGCGGCTACGCCGACGGGCATACCGAACTGGAGCAGTTCGCGCCGCATGACGGGCGTCGCCCGGAAGAGGTTGCGGCCAGTCTGATACAACGCGGACTGCAACCGGTGTGGAAAGACTGGGACGGATATCTGGGAAGAAGCACGCAAAACGCCTGA
- the thiS gene encoding sulfur carrier protein ThiS: MRIELNDEAMQCVEGLSAAQLLAQLKLDRPGTALAVNQTILPRSQWPDYTLQEGDSLLLFQVIAGG; this comes from the coding sequence ATGCGCATTGAACTCAACGATGAAGCCATGCAGTGCGTCGAAGGATTAAGCGCGGCGCAACTGCTGGCGCAGTTAAAACTCGACAGGCCCGGTACGGCGCTCGCGGTCAATCAGACCATTCTCCCGCGCAGCCAGTGGCCCGACTACACCCTGCAGGAAGGCGACAGCCTGCTGCTGTTTCAGGTTATCGCAGGAGGCTGA
- the thiG gene encoding thiazole synthase, with amino-acid sequence MLRIANKTFQSRLFTGTGKFASSSLMLEAIRESGSEMATLAMKRVDLLRRDDALLAPLQASGVALLPNTSGAKTAEEAVFAAQLAREALGTHWIKLEIHPDARWLLPDPIETLRAAEKLVAQGFVVLPYCGADPVLCKRLEEAGCAAVMPLGAPIGSNQGLQTRALLEIIIAQASVPVVVDAGIGAPSHAAEALEMGADAVLVNTAIAVARDPVAMARAFRQAVEAGRTGYEAGLGARAFQAQATSPLTGFLEAQA; translated from the coding sequence ATGTTACGAATCGCGAATAAAACTTTTCAATCACGCCTGTTTACCGGCACCGGTAAATTCGCGTCATCATCGCTGATGCTGGAGGCGATACGCGAAAGCGGCAGCGAGATGGCGACACTCGCCATGAAGCGCGTGGATCTGCTGCGTCGTGACGATGCGCTGCTGGCGCCGTTGCAGGCATCCGGCGTGGCGCTGTTGCCGAACACATCCGGCGCAAAAACGGCCGAAGAGGCGGTTTTCGCAGCGCAGCTCGCCCGGGAGGCGCTGGGCACTCACTGGATCAAGCTTGAGATCCACCCGGACGCCCGCTGGCTGCTGCCGGATCCGATAGAAACGCTGCGGGCGGCGGAAAAACTGGTCGCACAGGGATTTGTGGTGCTGCCCTATTGCGGCGCGGATCCGGTGCTCTGCAAGCGCCTTGAAGAAGCGGGCTGCGCGGCGGTGATGCCGCTCGGCGCGCCGATTGGATCAAACCAGGGGCTGCAGACGCGGGCGCTGCTGGAAATCATCATCGCCCAGGCGAGCGTGCCGGTGGTGGTGGATGCGGGCATCGGCGCGCCAAGCCATGCTGCCGAGGCGCTGGAAATGGGGGCCGATGCGGTGCTGGTGAATACGGCGATTGCCGTGGCGCGCGATCCGGTGGCAATGGCGCGCGCGTTCCGCCAGGCCGTTGAGGCGGGACGTACCGGGTATGAAGCCGGGCTCGGCGCGCGCGCGTTTCAGGCGCAGGCCACCAGCCCGCTCACCGGTTTTCTGGAGGCGCAGGCATGA
- a CDS encoding HesA/MoeB/ThiF family protein: MNDADFMRYSRQLLLEDIAIDGQQKLLASRVLIVGLGGLGSPAALYLAGAGVGTLWLADDDAVHLSNLQRQILFGVSDIEQPKSRVAARRLQALNPAINSVALNERLEGDALREAVAGVDLVLDCSDNMTTRQAINAACVALGTPLITASAVGMGGQIATFAPPFDYGCYRCLWPDDSEPERNCRTAGVLGPVVGLMGTMQALEAIKLLCGITQEHDELRLFDARATQWRTLTLQRAAGCPVCGGKHAH, translated from the coding sequence ATGAATGACGCCGATTTTATGCGCTACAGCCGCCAGCTGCTGCTGGAGGATATCGCCATCGATGGTCAGCAAAAACTGCTGGCAAGCCGCGTGTTGATTGTCGGCCTCGGTGGTCTCGGCTCGCCCGCCGCGCTCTATCTGGCAGGCGCAGGCGTCGGCACGCTGTGGCTTGCCGATGACGACGCCGTGCACCTCAGTAATCTCCAGCGGCAGATCCTGTTTGGCGTCAGTGATATCGAACAGCCGAAATCGCGCGTGGCGGCGCGTCGTTTACAGGCGCTCAATCCGGCCATCAACAGCGTGGCGCTGAATGAACGGCTTGAAGGCGACGCGCTGCGTGAAGCGGTGGCAGGCGTCGATCTGGTGCTGGATTGCAGTGACAACATGACCACCCGCCAGGCCATCAACGCCGCCTGCGTGGCGCTTGGCACGCCGCTTATCACCGCCAGCGCGGTCGGCATGGGCGGGCAAATCGCCACCTTCGCGCCGCCCTTTGATTACGGCTGCTACCGCTGCCTGTGGCCGGATGACAGCGAGCCTGAGCGCAACTGCCGCACCGCTGGCGTGCTCGGCCCGGTGGTGGGGCTGATGGGCACGATGCAAGCGCTGGAGGCTATCAAGCTCTTGTGCGGCATCACGCAAGAGCACGACGAGCTGCGCCTCTTCGACGCCCGCGCCACCCAGTGGCGCACCCTGACGCTACAGCGCGCGGCAGGCTGCCCGGTTTGCGGAGGCAAGCATGCGCATTGA
- the thiE gene encoding thiamine phosphate synthase → MEPLFAPVPRRLGLYPVVDSVEWVTRLLDAGVRTLQLRIKDKTDAGVEADVAAAIALGQRCHARLFINDYWRLAIKHQAYGVHLGQEDLETADLNAIRNAGLRLGVSTHDDMEIDVALAVRPSYIALGHVFPTQTKQMPSAPQGLAQLAAHVKRLGDYPTVAIGGISLERAPAVLETGVGSIAVVSAITQAPDWRGATQELLELAGVGDE, encoded by the coding sequence ATGGAGCCTCTGTTCGCGCCCGTACCGCGCCGCCTCGGGCTTTATCCGGTCGTCGACAGCGTTGAGTGGGTCACGCGTTTGCTGGACGCTGGCGTGCGCACGCTTCAGTTACGCATCAAGGATAAAACCGATGCTGGGGTGGAAGCCGATGTCGCCGCCGCCATTGCGCTGGGGCAGCGCTGCCACGCCCGGCTGTTTATCAACGACTACTGGCGTCTCGCGATAAAACATCAGGCCTATGGCGTTCATCTCGGGCAGGAAGATCTGGAAACGGCCGATCTCAACGCCATTCGCAACGCCGGACTGCGGCTTGGCGTCTCCACGCATGATGATATGGAAATCGACGTAGCGCTGGCGGTGCGCCCCTCTTATATCGCGCTCGGCCATGTTTTTCCCACGCAGACCAAACAGATGCCCTCCGCGCCGCAAGGGCTTGCACAACTGGCGGCACACGTAAAAAGGCTCGGTGACTATCCGACGGTCGCCATCGGCGGCATCAGCCTTGAACGCGCGCCCGCGGTGCTGGAAACCGGCGTTGGCAGTATCGCGGTGGTGAGCGCTATCACCCAGGCACCCGACTGGCGCGGTGCCACGCAAGAGTTACTCGAACTGGCGGGGGTGGGCGATGAATGA